The sequence below is a genomic window from Rudanella lutea DSM 19387.
CGGGGTTCTGGTGGTAATCGTAGGGCAGGAGTACCCGGACCCGGCGCGAAGCACCCAGCTGAGGGGCGTAAAAATCGGAACTCAACACCTCCAGATGCGGCACCAGCGCCGGGTTGAACGCCTGACCCGATAAGCGCCAGTGGGGTACAAAATCCTGCTGAAACTCGGTGCCCGGACTCAAAACCCGGTTGGGGCGGCTTTCGCCCGCGCCGGTCAGCTCAACGCTGTCCCAGCCACCCCGTGTGTACTTGTACTCGACAATGTCGGGTAGCCGAATGTCGGCCGGAAACGTCAGGGTGTAGGTTCCGGGGCCCGACCGTTGCAGTTGAAACACATCCAGATCGGGGTGCCAGCCGCAAAAATTGCCCGACACAAAAACCGGTCGGTCGTCGGTAACGGAGGTATTCAGTTCCAGTCGTAGCGGCATAGCGCGTTCGGCAAATCCAAAGCCAGATTATACTCGCCCAACACGGTGGCCGGGCGAATGGTTTGTTGGCGGTTGGGTCAACTACCCATTTGGCATCCACTCGGTTTGCACGCCGGGTAGCTGACTCAGTCGGTCGAGTACGCTGTTGACCTGCGTTTTGCGCATAGATACCTCCAGCGTAGGCTCGTTGTCGAATGATTGGCTCAGGACCGTCAGTTGTTGCTCTTTCACCAGCCGCATCACGCTGTTCATCTGCTCGAAACTGAACCGAATTCGGTACTGCTCATCAATTGTACGGGTCTCGAACCGGGCGTTGGCGAGGGCCTCGACCGTAGCGCTTTTGTAGGCGTTGATCAGCCCCGGTACTCCCAGCAGGGTTCCGCCAAAATAGCGCACCACCACCACCAGTATATTGGTGAGCGGTTGACCCGGTTTGTCGTGGCTGTAAATCGTATTTAGAATCGGCCGTCCGGCAGTGCCGCTTGGTTCACCGTCGTCGTTGACCCGGTAATGGTCCTTCCCCAAGCCCAGCCGGTAGGCGTAGCAATGGTGAGCCGCTTTGGGGTGTTGCTGGCGCAGGGTTTCGAGCCGTTGTTTGGCGTCTGTCTCCGACCGGATCGGGTAGGCGTAGGCCAGAAAGCGGCTGCCCCGGTCGCGAAACTGCCCCTCGGTGGGTTCGGAAAGCGTGCAAAAAGTGTCGTCAAAAAGCATTCTACTGACCAGAAGGTGGCCTGTTATTCAGATAATAGACAAAATTAAGACTTAATTAAACCATCATTTGGTATTGGTGTTATGATTCGTATATTTGGAATCGTTACCTGTAGAAAATACGGCATAAATACCGTACAGGCTATCTTTATTCTTCAGCCTGATAACCCCCCGCCGTACGTACGATCCTGCTTATGTTCAATCCCTGAACGGAGCGCGGCTTTGGCTTGGGCTCCGTTTTGAGAATCCTCTTGACCGTCGCATGAAAGTCTCGCCAACCGAGCCATTCCAGCTTGTTTATTCGTTACTGGAACATGAGTTTCTGGGCTATCTGATCGAGGCTTTTGTGGTACAACGCAATGCCAAAGGTGAGCTCACGCTTCAGAATCAGACCCTCTCGACCCAAAACGCGAGTGAGTTTGCCGATGGGCTCGACGAGCGCGACTTCGAACTCATTCGCCTGATCGATGCTATTCAGCAGGATATGGTGGTGAAAAAGTTTAACAGCCGGAAACTGCCCGCTATTGACTTTTTTCTGAAGGTCTACGACAGTCAGAAGGGCGATAAACTCTTGCAGGAAGCCATTGCCGGCTATCTCGAAAACATAAAGCCGCAGATTCTGGAACGATTGCAGGGAAAGCCCTTTTACATCATGGGTAAAGATGGCAACCCTGCCTGGATGCCTATCGAATGGCTGACCGAACCGGCCCGGGTACATTTCCATTTTGTACGAAACGAAGATTCAACGCACT
It includes:
- a CDS encoding IMPACT family protein; translated protein: MLFDDTFCTLSEPTEGQFRDRGSRFLAYAYPIRSETDAKQRLETLRQQHPKAAHHCYAYRLGLGKDHYRVNDDGEPSGTAGRPILNTIYSHDKPGQPLTNILVVVVRYFGGTLLGVPGLINAYKSATVEALANARFETRTIDEQYRIRFSFEQMNSVMRLVKEQQLTVLSQSFDNEPTLEVSMRKTQVNSVLDRLSQLPGVQTEWMPNG